Proteins encoded together in one Coregonus clupeaformis isolate EN_2021a chromosome 30, ASM2061545v1, whole genome shotgun sequence window:
- the LOC121545296 gene encoding divergent protein kinase domain 1A-like: MPLSGCPPCPGPQVYTGGWGDLDGVIRCQVGEVLHYELGEEPKPRREAAVFDKPTRGTSVEKFREMVFNHLKSKLGEQASLASLVTQIFSVADGNKDGHVSLPEARSAWALLQLDEVLLGLLLQERGHTPRLMGFCGDLYMTERVPYGPLYGVSLPWLLEAWVPSGARRSMDQWFTPSWPRKAKISMGLLELVEDIFHGNYGSFLMCDLSADHFGYTDRHDFRLTDPRAIISEDAFRRTMRALHCEKDDDCVLGADCRTSCDVAQRRCREEVTQPNLDIRPSR; this comes from the exons ATGCCACTATCTGGTTGTCCCCCTTGTCCGGGCCCTCAGGTGTACACAGGTGGCTGGGGTGACCTGGACGGGGTGATCCGCTGCCAGGTGGGGGAGGTGCTGCACTATGAGCTGGGAGAGGAGCCGAAGCCCAGGAGAGAGGCTGCGGTCTTCGACAAACCCACCCGCGGAACGTCTGTGGAGAAGTTCCGCGAGATGGTTTTCAATCACCTCAAG TCAAAGCTGGGCGAGCAGGCTAGTCTGGCCAGCCTGGTGACCCAAATTTTCAGCGTCGCTGACGGCAACAAGGACGGCCACGTCTCGCTCCCAGAGGCCCGTTCAGCCTGGGCTCTTCTCCAGTTGGATGAGGTGCTGCTGGGGCTGCTCCTCCAGGAACGGGGCCACACCCCCCGTCTGATGGGCTTCTGTGGAGACCTGTACATGACCGAGAGGGTACCCTATGGCCCCCTTTACGGTGTCAGCCTCCCCTGGCTCCTGGAGGCCTGGGTCCCCAGTGGGGCCCGACGCAGCATGGACCAGTGGTTCACCCCCTCGTGGCCCCGCAAGGCCAAGATCTCCATGGGCCTCCTGGAGCTGGTAGAGGACATCTTCCACGGCAACTATGGCAGCTTCCTCATGTGCGACCTGAGCGCCGACCACTTCGGCTACACGGACCGCCACGACTTCCGCCTCACCGACCCGAGGGCCATCATCTCTGAGGACGCGTTCAGGCGAACCATGCGCGCGCTGCACTGCGAGAAGGACGACGACTGCGTGTTGGGGGCGGACTGCCGTACGTCATGCGATGTCGCTCAgagacgatgcagggaggaggtgACCCAGCCCAAcctggacattagaccg agtaggtga